In Variovorax paradoxus, a single genomic region encodes these proteins:
- a CDS encoding phosphatase PAP2 family protein produces the protein MNALNIALLHWIAAGEDPGSWALLAGRTMALWGGPASAAILLWTGWKKPSERAYLLVVIAGAAAASLLSHTLASALNFQRPFVQGLVPGYITHDASGSLPSTHATVMFFVAAAFLMRDELRRAGWALVVLASLTGWSRVYVGVHFPLDIAAGLVFGLCLAGALSAVRWMRPNRRGAHAERPARRIDREAAGLTPARRTGFPRRP, from the coding sequence ATGAACGCGCTCAATATCGCGCTGCTGCATTGGATCGCAGCGGGCGAAGATCCAGGTTCGTGGGCGCTTCTTGCAGGTCGCACGATGGCACTCTGGGGCGGCCCCGCCAGCGCGGCGATCCTGCTGTGGACGGGATGGAAGAAGCCGTCCGAGCGCGCCTATCTCCTCGTCGTGATCGCGGGCGCGGCCGCGGCGTCGCTGCTGTCGCACACGCTGGCCTCGGCCTTGAACTTTCAGAGGCCTTTCGTCCAGGGGCTGGTGCCGGGCTACATCACCCACGACGCGAGCGGCTCGCTGCCGAGCACCCATGCAACCGTGATGTTCTTCGTCGCGGCGGCCTTCCTGATGCGCGATGAACTGCGTCGCGCCGGATGGGCACTCGTTGTCCTGGCGAGCCTCACCGGGTGGTCGCGTGTCTACGTCGGCGTGCACTTTCCGCTGGACATTGCCGCGGGGCTCGTGTTCGGCTTGTGCCTGGCCGGCGCGCTTTCGGCTGTCCGTTGGATGCGTCCGAACCGCCGCGGCGCACACGCCGAGCGGCCTGCCCGCCGCATCGACCGCGAAGCGGCGGGTCTCACGCCTGCACGCCGAACAGGGTTCCCACGCCGGCCGTGA
- a CDS encoding VIT1/CCC1 transporter family protein, whose product MKSLHYRAHAERHRTEHIGWLRAAVLGANDGIISTASLVVGVTAAHASHEAIVTTAIAGLVAGAMSMAAGEFVSVHSQADTEKADLERERIELATEPDAEHRELTAIYVRRGLEYKLAQQVAAQLMAHDALGAHARDELGISETLSARPLQAALASAASFAVGAALPLAVVACAPSDALLPWTICTATAFLALLGAAAARIGSAPVARSVWRVAFWGTLAMGITAGVGTLFGVQA is encoded by the coding sequence ATGAAATCACTCCACTACCGCGCGCATGCCGAGCGCCATCGCACCGAACACATCGGCTGGCTGCGCGCCGCCGTCCTGGGCGCCAACGACGGCATCATCTCCACCGCCAGCCTTGTCGTGGGCGTCACCGCCGCCCACGCCAGCCACGAGGCCATCGTGACGACTGCCATCGCGGGTCTGGTCGCGGGCGCGATGTCGATGGCCGCCGGCGAGTTCGTGTCGGTGCATTCGCAGGCCGACACCGAGAAGGCCGACCTCGAGCGCGAGCGCATCGAACTCGCCACGGAGCCGGACGCGGAGCACCGGGAGCTCACGGCGATCTACGTGCGCCGCGGTCTCGAGTACAAGCTCGCGCAGCAGGTCGCCGCGCAGCTCATGGCCCACGACGCGCTCGGGGCGCACGCGCGTGACGAACTCGGGATCTCGGAAACACTCAGCGCAAGGCCCTTGCAGGCCGCGCTGGCGTCGGCAGCGAGTTTTGCCGTGGGTGCTGCGCTGCCGCTCGCCGTGGTCGCGTGTGCGCCTTCCGACGCACTCCTGCCGTGGACCATATGCACCGCGACCGCCTTCCTCGCGCTGTTGGGCGCTGCCGCCGCCAGGATCGGCAGCGCGCCTGTCGCGCGCAGCGTGTGGCGCGTGGCCTTCTGGGGCACACTGGCCATGGGAATCACGGCCGGCGTGGGAACCCTGTTCGGCGTGCAGGCGTGA
- a CDS encoding cytochrome b → MSWKNSTSHYGTAVIAFHWLMLLLLAAVYACMELRGLAPRGSDLRSALKPLHFLLGLSVLALVAVRLAVRWSAGAAPEIVPAPPAWQHRLSQLMHLALYAFMIATPLLGWLTLSAEGKPIVLFGLSVPSLLGADEALSKQLKDVHETLATAGYFLIGLHAAAALVHHYLTHDNTLLRMLPGRSSR, encoded by the coding sequence ATGTCCTGGAAAAATTCGACCTCCCACTACGGCACAGCCGTCATTGCCTTTCATTGGCTGATGTTGCTGCTGCTTGCCGCCGTCTATGCCTGTATGGAACTGCGCGGGCTCGCGCCCAGGGGCAGCGATCTGCGCAGCGCGTTGAAGCCGCTGCATTTCCTGCTCGGTCTGAGCGTGCTGGCGCTGGTGGCCGTGCGGCTTGCCGTGCGCTGGAGCGCGGGCGCTGCGCCGGAGATCGTGCCGGCACCGCCCGCGTGGCAGCACAGGCTGTCTCAGCTCATGCACTTGGCGCTGTACGCCTTCATGATCGCCACGCCCTTGCTGGGCTGGCTCACACTCAGCGCCGAGGGCAAGCCCATCGTGCTGTTCGGCCTGTCCGTGCCTTCGCTGTTGGGGGCAGACGAAGCCCTGTCGAAGCAGCTCAAGGATGTGCACGAGACCCTGGCTACGGCCGGCTATTTCCTCATCGGGCTGCATGCCGCCGCGGCGCTGGTCCATCACTACCTCACGCACGACAACACGCTCCTTCGCATGTTGCCCGGGCGCTCTTCACGCTGA